A single Mangrovimonas sp. YM274 DNA region contains:
- a CDS encoding FtsL-like putative cell division protein: MKNNVYSILKGKFLVSDDSFKNWRVIIFISVLALVMIASSHSADKKVHEIARLNNEVKELRSAFVDGRSQLMRLKMESSLVKKMSEKGVFPSEIPPRKIRIKSQQ; this comes from the coding sequence ATGAAAAACAATGTTTATAGTATTCTGAAAGGGAAGTTTTTAGTTAGTGATGATTCTTTTAAAAATTGGAGGGTTATCATTTTTATTTCTGTCTTGGCCCTAGTTATGATTGCAAGTTCTCATAGTGCCGATAAAAAAGTGCATGAGATTGCACGCTTAAATAATGAGGTGAAGGAGTTGCGTTCGGCTTTTGTAGATGGGCGTTCGCAATTGATGAGGCTTAAGATGGAATCGTCTTTAGTAAAAAAAATGTCGGAGAAAGGAGTGTTTCCTTCGGAAATTCCTCCTAGAAAAATAAGAATAAAATCGCAGCAGTAG
- the mraY gene encoding phospho-N-acetylmuramoyl-pentapeptide-transferase has product MLYYLFEYLEKEFQFPGASLFGYLTFRAAIAIILSLLISTIYGKRIINFLRKQQVGETIRDLGLEGQVEKAGTPTMGGIIIIMATLIPVLLLAKLDNVYILLLIVTTVWMGAIGFIDDYIKKFKNDKEGLKGRFKVMGQIGLGVIVGTALYFNDNVTIKEKLPLAQQQEILKQDPNVSPSKLFQEEEKSTKTTIPFVKGNEFDYADLITWIHPDLKQYAWIVFVVVAIFIITAVSNGANLTDGIDGLAAGTSAIIVLTLGIFAWVSGNIIFSDYLNIMYIPRVEEITIYITAFVGALIGFLWYNTYPAQVFMGDTGSLTIGGIIAVIAIAVRKEWLIPVLCGIFLAENLSVVLQVSYFKYTKKKFGEGRRIFKMSPLHHHYQKSGYHESKIVTRFWIVGILLAILSIVTLKIR; this is encoded by the coding sequence ATGTTGTATTACCTATTTGAATATTTAGAAAAAGAATTCCAGTTTCCTGGGGCATCACTCTTTGGGTATCTAACATTCAGGGCGGCAATTGCCATTATTTTGTCTCTGTTGATTTCTACCATTTATGGAAAGCGTATTATCAATTTTCTGCGTAAACAACAGGTGGGTGAAACCATTAGGGATTTAGGTCTTGAAGGCCAAGTTGAAAAGGCAGGAACGCCAACTATGGGAGGAATCATTATCATTATGGCGACTTTGATTCCGGTGCTTTTATTGGCAAAATTGGATAACGTATACATTTTGTTGTTGATTGTTACCACGGTTTGGATGGGAGCCATTGGGTTTATTGATGATTATATCAAGAAATTCAAAAATGATAAAGAAGGGCTAAAGGGGCGTTTTAAAGTGATGGGACAGATTGGTTTGGGTGTTATCGTTGGTACTGCGCTGTATTTCAATGATAATGTAACGATTAAGGAAAAGCTGCCATTAGCTCAGCAACAAGAAATTTTGAAACAAGATCCTAACGTGTCGCCTTCAAAGTTGTTTCAGGAAGAGGAAAAGTCTACAAAAACAACCATTCCTTTTGTGAAAGGAAATGAGTTTGATTATGCCGATTTAATTACATGGATTCATCCAGATTTGAAACAATATGCTTGGATTGTATTTGTGGTCGTGGCCATTTTTATTATTACTGCAGTGTCTAACGGGGCGAACCTAACCGATGGAATTGATGGTTTGGCAGCGGGAACCTCGGCAATCATAGTGCTCACTTTGGGAATTTTTGCCTGGGTATCGGGTAACATTATTTTTTCTGATTATCTCAACATTATGTACATACCAAGGGTGGAGGAGATTACCATTTACATTACGGCATTTGTTGGGGCGTTAATAGGATTCTTGTGGTACAACACGTATCCTGCTCAGGTGTTTATGGGGGATACCGGTAGTTTGACTATAGGGGGAATTATCGCTGTAATAGCCATAGCAGTTAGAAAAGAATGGTTAATCCCAGTGTTGTGTGGAATCTTCCTTGCTGAAAATTTATCGGTGGTATTGCAGGTAAGTTATTTCAAGTATACGAAGAAGAAATTTGGTGAAGGCCGACGCATTTTTAAGATGTCGCCTTTGCATCACCACTATCAAAAATCGGGCTATCACGAAAGTAAGATTGTAACGCGATTTTGGATTGTGGGAATATTGTTGGCCATACTGTCCATAGTGACCTTGAAAATTAGATAG
- the murG gene encoding undecaprenyldiphospho-muramoylpentapeptide beta-N-acetylglucosaminyltransferase gives MGNYKIILSGGGTGGHIYPAIAIANELKSRYPKAKFLFVGASDRMEMEKVPQAGYSIEGLWISGIQRKLTFKNAMFPFKLGLSLLRSRKIIKSFKPDIVIGTGGFASGALLYVASSKHIPSLIQEQNSFPGITNKLLAKKVDKICVAYDGLERFFPKEKLVKTGNPIRQDLLEIDNKTIEAKDIFKLKHGKHTLLVLGGSLGARRINELVESQLEYLHEQNVQIIWQCGKLYYQQYKRYNEMEGVQVHPFLNNMDMAYAAADVIISRAGASSVSELCVVGKPVIFIPSPNVAEDHQTKNAMAIVEKQAAVMIKEQDLDTDFQPEFSKLLGSKEERESLSKHIKTLALVNATKDIVDEVEKLLKK, from the coding sequence ATGGGGAACTATAAAATCATATTGTCTGGAGGCGGCACAGGAGGTCATATCTATCCTGCCATTGCCATTGCAAATGAATTGAAGTCCCGTTACCCCAAGGCTAAATTCTTGTTTGTGGGTGCTAGTGATAGAATGGAGATGGAAAAGGTGCCTCAGGCAGGATATTCTATTGAAGGGTTGTGGATTTCTGGAATTCAACGCAAGTTGACTTTCAAAAATGCCATGTTTCCTTTTAAATTGGGACTTAGCTTATTGCGTTCCCGAAAAATTATAAAAAGTTTTAAGCCTGATATCGTTATTGGTACTGGTGGATTTGCCAGTGGGGCGTTACTGTATGTAGCGTCTTCCAAGCATATTCCAAGTTTGATCCAAGAGCAGAATTCCTTTCCAGGAATCACCAATAAGCTTTTGGCTAAGAAGGTGGATAAAATATGTGTGGCCTATGATGGTTTGGAGCGTTTTTTTCCAAAGGAAAAATTGGTAAAAACGGGAAATCCAATCCGTCAGGATTTATTGGAAATTGACAATAAAACGATTGAAGCCAAAGACATCTTCAAATTAAAACATGGTAAACATACTTTGTTAGTTTTGGGAGGGAGTCTTGGGGCTAGAAGAATAAATGAATTGGTGGAAAGCCAACTGGAGTATTTGCATGAGCAAAATGTCCAGATAATTTGGCAATGTGGCAAGTTGTATTATCAGCAATACAAACGCTACAATGAAATGGAAGGTGTACAGGTGCATCCATTTTTGAACAATATGGATATGGCTTATGCTGCGGCGGATGTCATCATTTCCAGAGCAGGTGCAAGTTCGGTGTCAGAATTATGTGTGGTTGGAAAACCAGTGATTTTTATTCCGTCACCAAATGTAGCCGAAGACCATCAAACTAAAAATGCCATGGCCATTGTTGAAAAACAGGCTGCGGTAATGATAAAAGAACAAGACCTAGATACCGATTTTCAACCTGAGTTCTCAAAATTATTGGGTTCAAAAGAGGAAAGAGAATCGTTAAGTAAACATATTAAGACATTGGCTTTGGTAAATGCTACCAAGGACATTGTGGATGAAGTTGAAAAGCTTTTAAAGAAATAA
- the murD gene encoding UDP-N-acetylmuramoyl-L-alanine--D-glutamate ligase: protein MKRLVILGGGESGVGTALLGKAKGFEVFVSDKGTIKEKYKQVLIHHEIDWEEEQHTEAKILNADLVMKSPGIPNKVNLIGRLIAASVPVISEIEFASRYTDATIVGITGSNGKTTTASLTHHILKQELEVGLAGNIGDSFAKQILEKDYPNYVLEISSFQLDDIVDFKPHIAVITNITPDHLDRYDYKFENYIESKFRIVMNQTKDDYLIYDADDEVINEWLERHPVQSRLLPFSLTKTLENGAYLDNENIKITIDNNHIIMPTKSIALEGKHNVKNAMAASTVAHLLRIRKQTVRESLENFQGVEHRLENVLKINKVQYINDSKATNVNATYFALESMDAPTVWIVGGEDKGNNYEELFRFVNERVKAIICLGVDNQKLMDSFSGMVDVVVETQSMTEAVKMAYKLAEAGDNVLLSPACASFDLFENYEDRGRQFKEAVRNL from the coding sequence ATGAAACGATTGGTCATTCTTGGAGGCGGCGAAAGTGGCGTAGGAACGGCGCTTTTAGGTAAAGCAAAAGGTTTTGAAGTATTTGTTTCCGATAAGGGAACGATAAAAGAAAAATATAAACAGGTTCTTATACATCATGAGATTGATTGGGAGGAAGAGCAGCACACAGAAGCTAAGATTCTCAATGCAGACCTAGTAATGAAAAGTCCAGGTATTCCTAATAAAGTGAATTTGATAGGACGGTTAATAGCAGCCAGCGTTCCCGTGATTTCGGAAATAGAATTTGCATCAAGATATACCGATGCTACTATTGTCGGAATCACAGGGAGTAATGGTAAAACAACCACTGCGTCGTTGACCCATCACATTCTCAAACAGGAACTGGAAGTTGGATTGGCGGGAAACATTGGCGATAGTTTTGCAAAACAGATTCTGGAAAAGGACTATCCCAACTATGTTTTGGAGATTAGTAGTTTTCAACTGGATGATATCGTGGATTTCAAACCGCATATTGCCGTGATCACCAACATTACCCCTGATCATTTGGATAGGTACGATTATAAGTTTGAAAATTATATCGAATCCAAATTTAGAATCGTCATGAACCAGACTAAGGATGATTACCTGATCTACGATGCCGATGACGAGGTAATCAATGAATGGTTAGAGAGGCATCCTGTACAATCAAGATTATTGCCGTTTTCTTTGACGAAAACTCTGGAGAATGGCGCCTATTTAGACAATGAAAATATTAAAATAACAATTGATAACAACCATATAATTATGCCTACAAAAAGTATAGCACTAGAAGGTAAACACAATGTGAAGAACGCCATGGCGGCCTCCACAGTGGCGCATTTACTAAGAATTAGAAAACAAACGGTACGTGAAAGTTTGGAGAACTTTCAAGGTGTGGAGCACCGATTGGAAAATGTGCTTAAAATAAATAAAGTACAGTATATAAATGACTCCAAAGCTACCAATGTAAATGCAACCTATTTTGCTTTGGAAAGTATGGATGCACCTACGGTATGGATTGTTGGGGGAGAGGATAAAGGAAACAATTATGAAGAATTGTTCCGATTTGTAAACGAAAGGGTAAAAGCCATCATTTGTTTAGGTGTAGACAATCAAAAATTAATGGATAGTTTCTCTGGTATGGTAGATGTTGTTGTGGAAACCCAGAGTATGACAGAGGCCGTTAAAATGGCATACAAGCTGGCAGAGGCTGGAGACAATGTATTACTATCACCTGCTTGTGCGAGTTTCGATTTGTTTGAAAACTATGAAGATCGCGGTCGTCAATTTAAAGAAGCGGTTAGAAATCTATAA
- a CDS encoding penicillin-binding protein produces the protein MFVFVLAVVFKLFVIQFVQGDKYRDLAEKRTVKNVEIPANRGNVYSADGSLLATSIPKYDIRFDALTPSARTFEKYLIPLCDSLSKYSGKPSAIYQNALRKARANKNRYYLIARNISYSNYIRIRNFPMFSLGAYKGGLIVEQTTRREHPMGAIAHRSIGYERVDGEGNVTRAGIEGAYGQEYLSGVNGHRLKQKIGNGQWKPIADYNEVEPQDGYDLYTTIDVNIQDVAHHALLKQLEEYEADHGCVVVMEAKTGEIKAISNLGRNENGHYYERLNYAVGEAHEPGSTFKVMALMAALEDKVVDTSAIIDTKMGYKQFYGRGIYDTHGHGKISVARTLEVSSNIGLATIIDQGYSKQPQKFVDHLKDWRLDKPLGLPILGEGQPVIPSPGDKIWSKNALPSMAYGYNLKLTPLQTLTFYNAIANNGVMVKPRFVRSVKELDRVVESFEQVELKDRICSEKTLKEIQDILKNVVERGTGHSLYSPHFSMAGKTGTAQTEYWMKDWKENRRYISSFAGYFPADNPKYSCIVVIHKPSVKKGYYGADVTGPVFKRIAQKIFTDTPLIDEVEQLEFADAKIEKDFETYYEVAKTYKTIMPNVVGMPVMDAMALLENMGLKVKVNGVGEVRKQSINKGVKIAPNQTVVLNI, from the coding sequence ATGTTTGTCTTTGTGCTGGCTGTGGTGTTTAAGCTCTTTGTTATTCAGTTTGTGCAAGGAGATAAATACCGTGATTTGGCAGAGAAACGTACGGTTAAAAATGTCGAGATACCTGCTAATAGAGGGAATGTGTATTCAGCCGATGGTAGTTTGTTGGCGACTTCTATTCCTAAGTACGATATCAGGTTTGATGCTTTAACGCCTTCAGCAAGAACTTTTGAAAAGTACTTGATTCCGCTTTGTGATTCCCTTTCTAAATATTCGGGGAAACCTTCGGCGATATATCAAAATGCTTTAAGAAAAGCTCGTGCCAATAAAAATCGCTACTATTTAATAGCAAGGAATATTAGCTATTCTAATTACATAAGAATTAGAAATTTTCCAATGTTTAGTCTTGGTGCTTATAAAGGTGGGTTGATTGTTGAGCAAACCACACGTCGCGAACATCCTATGGGTGCTATTGCTCATCGTTCCATTGGGTATGAAAGAGTGGATGGGGAAGGGAATGTTACTAGAGCAGGAATTGAAGGTGCTTATGGACAGGAGTATTTGAGTGGTGTAAATGGGCACAGGTTGAAGCAGAAGATTGGAAACGGACAGTGGAAACCAATTGCAGATTATAATGAAGTGGAGCCTCAAGATGGGTATGATTTATATACCACTATTGACGTGAATATTCAAGACGTAGCTCATCATGCTTTGTTGAAGCAGTTGGAAGAGTATGAGGCGGATCATGGATGTGTGGTTGTGATGGAAGCAAAAACGGGAGAGATTAAGGCGATTTCCAATTTGGGTAGAAATGAAAACGGACACTATTATGAACGTTTAAATTATGCTGTTGGCGAGGCGCATGAGCCTGGTTCTACGTTTAAAGTAATGGCTTTAATGGCTGCTTTGGAGGATAAGGTAGTGGATACCTCGGCAATAATTGATACCAAAATGGGCTATAAGCAGTTTTATGGACGTGGGATTTATGATACTCATGGACATGGAAAGATTTCCGTGGCTAGAACATTAGAGGTCTCGTCTAATATTGGTTTGGCAACAATTATTGATCAAGGGTATTCAAAACAGCCACAGAAATTTGTTGATCATCTTAAGGATTGGCGCTTGGATAAGCCGTTGGGTCTGCCAATTCTAGGGGAAGGTCAGCCTGTTATTCCAAGTCCAGGGGATAAAATATGGAGTAAAAATGCCTTGCCTTCTATGGCTTATGGCTATAATTTGAAGTTGACGCCTTTGCAGACCTTGACCTTTTATAATGCAATTGCGAATAATGGGGTTATGGTGAAGCCTAGGTTTGTGCGTTCGGTTAAAGAATTGGATAGAGTAGTAGAGTCTTTCGAGCAGGTGGAGCTTAAGGACAGGATCTGTTCTGAGAAAACTTTAAAGGAGATTCAGGACATATTAAAAAATGTGGTGGAGCGAGGTACAGGGCATTCTTTGTATTCACCGCATTTTTCAATGGCAGGGAAAACGGGTACAGCTCAAACCGAGTATTGGATGAAGGATTGGAAAGAAAACAGACGGTACATTTCGTCTTTTGCCGGCTACTTTCCTGCGGACAATCCTAAATATTCGTGTATTGTGGTAATCCATAAGCCAAGTGTTAAAAAAGGGTATTATGGGGCAGATGTTACCGGACCAGTATTTAAACGAATTGCGCAGAAGATCTTTACTGATACCCCTTTGATAGATGAGGTGGAGCAATTGGAATTTGCTGATGCCAAAATTGAAAAGGACTTTGAGACCTATTACGAAGTTGCTAAAACCTATAAAACCATCATGCCAAATGTAGTTGGAATGCCGGTTATGGATGCTATGGCACTTTTGGAAAATATGGGCCTAAAGGTGAAAGTAAATGGTGTTGGTGAGGTTAGAAAGCAATCTATTAATAAAGGAGTTAAAATTGCTCCTAATCAAACAGTCGTGTTAAATATTTAA
- a CDS encoding UDP-N-acetylmuramoyl-L-alanyl-D-glutamate--2,6-diaminopimelate ligase, translating into MIELKDILYKVTINAVVGSTTVKVADVHFDSRKIKKGDVFVAIKGTVVDGHEFIEKAIEDGAAAIVCETLPNELKEKLTYIQVEDANKALAFMAANFYGNPSENLKLVGVTGTNGKTTVSTLLYQLFKKAGFKVGLLSTVKIMVDDKEYKATHTTPDSLTINKYLNEMNEEGVEFCFMEVSSHGIHQSRTEGLHFEGGIFTNLTHDHLDYHKTFAEYRDVKKMFFDQLPKTAFALVNIDDKNGLVMMQNTKAKKQTYALKSYADFKAKILENQFGGLLLKLDDNEVWTRLIGNFNAYNILAIYATAKLLGLETVEVLQLVSQLESVSGRFQYFVSEDKITAIVDYAHTPDALKNVLETINSIRTKNEELITVVGCGGDRDKTKRPKMGHIASALSTKVIFTSDNPRTEVAETIIEDIEKGVEPQNFKKTLSIVDRKQAIKAACQMAQPNDIILVAGKGHETYQEIKGERFDFDDYKIVKDFLKQLKK; encoded by the coding sequence ATGATAGAGTTAAAAGACATATTGTACAAGGTGACTATAAACGCAGTAGTGGGAAGTACTACTGTTAAAGTGGCTGATGTCCATTTTGATTCGCGAAAGATCAAAAAGGGTGATGTGTTTGTAGCTATCAAAGGCACTGTTGTTGATGGACATGAGTTTATTGAAAAAGCTATAGAGGATGGTGCAGCGGCAATTGTTTGTGAAACTTTGCCAAATGAGTTGAAGGAAAAGCTTACCTATATCCAAGTGGAGGATGCTAATAAGGCCTTGGCGTTTATGGCGGCCAATTTTTATGGAAATCCATCGGAAAATTTAAAACTGGTGGGGGTAACGGGTACTAACGGTAAGACTACGGTGTCCACGTTATTGTATCAGTTGTTTAAAAAAGCGGGCTTCAAGGTTGGTTTGTTGTCAACCGTGAAAATAATGGTTGATGATAAGGAGTATAAGGCCACACATACCACTCCAGATTCTTTGACTATCAATAAATATTTGAATGAGATGAATGAAGAGGGGGTGGAGTTTTGCTTTATGGAGGTAAGTTCCCATGGAATTCATCAAAGTAGAACGGAGGGACTTCATTTTGAAGGGGGGATTTTTACAAACTTAACCCACGATCATTTAGATTATCACAAAACTTTTGCGGAGTACCGTGATGTTAAAAAGATGTTTTTTGATCAATTGCCAAAGACGGCTTTTGCATTAGTGAATATCGATGATAAAAATGGCTTGGTAATGATGCAAAATACCAAGGCTAAAAAGCAAACCTATGCTTTGAAATCGTATGCCGATTTTAAGGCGAAAATATTGGAAAACCAATTTGGAGGCCTGTTGTTGAAATTGGATGATAATGAAGTGTGGACACGTTTGATTGGAAACTTCAATGCCTACAACATTTTGGCAATATATGCTACCGCCAAATTATTGGGATTGGAGACGGTTGAAGTGCTTCAATTGGTAAGCCAGTTGGAAAGCGTAAGTGGACGTTTCCAATATTTTGTGTCTGAAGATAAAATTACGGCCATTGTAGATTATGCACACACGCCGGATGCCTTGAAAAATGTGTTGGAGACGATCAATAGTATCCGAACCAAGAATGAAGAATTGATAACCGTTGTAGGCTGTGGTGGCGATAGGGATAAAACCAAGCGACCTAAAATGGGGCACATTGCTTCGGCATTAAGTACTAAGGTGATTTTTACCAGCGATAACCCTAGAACTGAAGTGGCGGAAACCATTATAGAAGATATAGAAAAAGGGGTTGAGCCTCAAAATTTCAAAAAAACACTGTCTATTGTTGATAGAAAACAGGCTATAAAAGCAGCATGTCAAATGGCACAGCCCAACGATATCATTTTGGTGGCAGGAAAGGGGCATGAAACCTATCAGGAAATTAAAGGCGAGCGCTTTGATTTTGATGATTACAAAATAGTGAAAGATTTTTTAAAACAGTTGAAGAAATAA
- the murC gene encoding UDP-N-acetylmuramate--L-alanine ligase encodes MEFKHIHNVYFIGIGGIGMSALARYFAANNKYVAGYDKTKTEVTVALEELDIKVHFEDAVDQIDERFLNSENTLVVYTPAVPKDHKELEYFKSNGFMVMKRSAVLGEITKQTFCLAVAGTHGKTTTTSILGHLLKECGVEVTAFLGGISQNYNSNLILEGTKVTVVEADEFDRSFLTLFPDMACITSMDADHLDIYGEKEAIHESFVQFTKQLKPEGKLFVRNGLPLKGITYGIEDDSDYAAQNIRIEDGAYVFDVKTPNGTILEDFKFNLPGRHNLSNALIALAMSAEYGVPRQQLAKALASYKGVKRRFTYHIKTNDRVFIDDYAHHPEEIRAVYEAVREMYPGQMVLAVFQPHLFSRTRDFADEFAEQLSKFDELLLLDIYPARELPIEGVTSQWLLDKVSNSHKSLVEKPELISAIKESEATVILTLGAGDIGEEVQSIKQALSVAN; translated from the coding sequence ATGGAATTTAAACACATACATAACGTCTATTTTATAGGAATTGGGGGCATTGGCATGAGTGCTTTGGCGCGATATTTTGCGGCCAACAATAAGTATGTGGCTGGGTATGATAAAACCAAAACCGAAGTGACAGTTGCTTTGGAAGAACTCGATATTAAAGTACATTTTGAAGATGCTGTAGATCAAATTGATGAGCGTTTTCTAAATTCTGAAAATACTTTAGTAGTGTATACTCCTGCGGTGCCAAAAGATCACAAAGAATTGGAATATTTCAAGTCCAATGGTTTTATGGTAATGAAGCGTTCGGCGGTGTTGGGAGAAATTACTAAGCAAACCTTCTGTCTAGCTGTAGCGGGAACGCATGGAAAAACCACCACCACCAGTATACTAGGGCATTTGTTGAAGGAATGTGGGGTTGAAGTAACCGCTTTTTTAGGAGGTATCAGTCAAAATTACAATTCCAACTTGATTTTGGAGGGAACTAAGGTGACCGTTGTGGAAGCCGATGAATTTGATAGGTCCTTTTTGACCTTATTTCCAGATATGGCCTGTATCACCTCCATGGATGCAGATCATTTGGATATTTATGGAGAAAAGGAGGCAATTCATGAATCTTTTGTACAGTTTACAAAGCAGTTGAAACCAGAGGGGAAACTGTTTGTTAGAAATGGTTTGCCTTTAAAAGGAATAACATACGGCATAGAGGATGATTCCGACTATGCTGCACAAAATATTAGAATAGAAGATGGGGCTTATGTGTTTGATGTAAAAACACCTAATGGAACCATTCTTGAAGATTTCAAATTTAACCTACCTGGTAGACACAATCTGTCGAATGCGTTAATTGCCTTGGCGATGTCTGCAGAATATGGAGTCCCTCGCCAGCAGCTCGCCAAAGCATTAGCGTCTTATAAGGGGGTTAAACGTAGATTTACCTATCATATTAAAACAAATGATAGGGTATTCATTGATGACTATGCGCATCATCCAGAAGAAATTAGAGCGGTATATGAAGCTGTAAGGGAAATGTATCCAGGGCAAATGGTCTTGGCGGTGTTTCAACCCCATTTATTCAGTAGAACGCGAGATTTTGCAGATGAATTTGCCGAACAGTTGTCAAAATTTGATGAATTGCTATTATTGGACATTTATCCGGCTAGGGAGTTGCCAATTGAAGGGGTGACGTCGCAATGGTTGTTGGATAAAGTATCAAACAGCCATAAGTCTTTGGTTGAAAAACCGGAATTGATTTCGGCTATAAAGGAATCCGAAGCCACCGTGATTTTAACATTGGGGGCAGGCGATATAGGAGAAGAAGTGCAATCTATAAAACAGGCGTTAAGTGTTGCGAATTAA
- a CDS encoding cell division protein FtsQ/DivIB, with protein MLRINKGNIKLMIVLIMVSGLFAFSSVRNAKRKVGTPEINFLGDDNLFITPQTVSKLLIQNEQPIANKPKEIIDLKYLETALNSNPLIKEAQVFMSVDGVITTEIEQKQPIARVNTNASYYIDTEGSYMPLSANYSARVPIVTGNVLKNDLQNVYKIANKVYTDQFLRQHVVEIHQNGDKSIDVKFRLNDFVIKFGSLKKLDKKINNLKAFYQKAYKDKTLDSYSTVNLKFDNQVICTKK; from the coding sequence GTGTTGCGAATTAACAAAGGAAATATAAAGTTGATGATCGTGCTCATTATGGTGAGTGGGCTGTTTGCATTTTCCTCTGTAAGAAATGCGAAGCGGAAGGTTGGTACACCTGAAATTAATTTTTTAGGTGACGATAACTTATTCATTACACCTCAGACTGTTAGTAAGTTGTTAATACAAAATGAACAACCTATTGCAAACAAGCCTAAAGAAATTATAGATTTGAAATACTTGGAGACTGCCCTGAATTCCAACCCGTTAATAAAGGAGGCTCAAGTATTTATGAGTGTTGATGGAGTGATCACCACAGAAATTGAGCAAAAACAACCTATTGCTCGAGTAAATACAAACGCATCCTATTACATAGATACCGAAGGTTCCTACATGCCTTTGTCTGCAAATTATTCGGCAAGAGTACCAATAGTTACTGGAAATGTGCTCAAGAATGACTTGCAGAACGTATACAAGATTGCTAACAAAGTTTATACAGATCAATTTCTAAGGCAGCATGTTGTTGAAATTCATCAAAACGGAGACAAATCCATAGATGTGAAGTTTAGGTTGAACGACTTTGTAATAAAGTTTGGTAGTTTGAAAAAATTGGATAAGAAAATAAACAATCTCAAGGCATTTTACCAGAAGGCCTATAAAGATAAAACCCTTGACAGTTACAGCACGGTGAACTTAAAATTTGATAATCAGGTCATCTGCACCAAAAAGTAA
- a CDS encoding FtsW/RodA/SpoVE family cell cycle protein, which produces MQKLYKNIKGDRLIWAIVALLAIFSFLPVYSASSNLAYTVGGGSTFTFFVKHFVHLLLGFVIMYGTHKIPYRYFRGLSMVMLPVVLVLLVVTMLQGTTIEGANASRWIQIPIVGMSFQTSTLAFVVLMVYVARYLSKIQDKKVSFKESILPLWMPVFLVLILILPANFSTTAIMFAMVLVLTFVGGYPIRYLAVIVGSGILALAFFVLVAKAFPDLMPNRVDTWISRIENFSNGEDTEEDYQIEKAKIAIASGGIQGVGPGKSVQKNFLPQSSSDFIFAIIIEEYGLLGGLFLLLMYSWFLFRIVIVSQKSDTVFGKLLVLGVGLPIVFQALINMAVAVELFPVTGQTLPLISSGGTSIWMTCLAVGIILSVSAQREGVKEQEEINIEENPLEILSEAI; this is translated from the coding sequence GTGCAAAAATTGTATAAAAATATAAAAGGAGATCGTTTAATATGGGCTATAGTGGCTTTGTTGGCAATTTTCTCATTCCTTCCTGTTTACAGTGCTTCCAGTAATTTGGCATATACTGTGGGTGGGGGAAGCACATTTACATTTTTTGTGAAGCATTTTGTGCATTTGCTTTTGGGCTTTGTAATCATGTATGGTACCCATAAAATCCCTTATCGCTATTTTCGGGGATTATCTATGGTAATGTTGCCTGTTGTTTTGGTATTGTTGGTTGTTACAATGCTTCAGGGAACTACTATTGAGGGAGCTAATGCCAGTAGATGGATACAAATTCCAATCGTCGGGATGTCATTTCAAACTTCCACATTGGCTTTTGTAGTGTTAATGGTTTACGTTGCTAGATACCTTTCCAAAATTCAGGATAAAAAAGTGTCCTTTAAGGAAAGTATTTTGCCGCTTTGGATGCCTGTTTTCTTAGTATTAATATTAATTTTGCCGGCGAATTTTTCAACAACAGCCATAATGTTTGCTATGGTATTGGTACTGACCTTTGTTGGTGGGTACCCCATACGGTATTTGGCAGTTATAGTAGGTTCTGGAATTTTAGCTTTGGCATTCTTTGTTTTGGTAGCAAAGGCATTCCCCGATTTAATGCCCAATAGGGTTGACACGTGGATCAGCCGTATAGAAAATTTCTCCAATGGTGAAGACACCGAAGAAGATTATCAAATAGAAAAAGCCAAAATAGCCATTGCGTCTGGAGGCATCCAGGGAGTTGGACCAGGTAAAAGCGTTCAAAAGAACTTTTTGCCACAGTCATCATCCGATTTCATCTTTGCAATCATCATTGAAGAGTACGGCCTTTTAGGTGGGTTGTTTTTGTTGTTAATGTACTCGTGGTTTTTGTTTAGAATCGTGATTGTATCCCAAAAGTCTGATACTGTCTTTGGGAAATTATTGGTGCTTGGTGTTGGTTTGCCAATTGTATTTCAGGCACTAATCAATATGGCAGTTGCTGTCGAACTGTTTCCTGTTACGGGGCAAACCCTTCCGCTTATAAGTAGCGGGGGGACCTCAATTTGGATGACTTGTTTGGCGGTTGGTATCATTTTGAGCGTGAGTGCTCAGCGAGAAGGGGTAAAGGAGCAAGAAGAAATAAATATAGAGGAAAATCCACTTGAAATTTTAAGTGAAGCGATATAA